The proteins below are encoded in one region of Desulfobacterales bacterium:
- the dinD gene encoding DNA damage-inducible protein D gives MKSDAIQQLKNHFDALSQRIPDENVEFWFARDLMEPLGYARWENFQTAIKRAIESCETTGYAPDNHFRGVTKMVRLGSGAERAIDDFILTRYACYLIAQNGDPRKEPIAFAQSYFAIQTRKQELIEDRMRLQARLDVRERLRESEKTLSQNIYERGVDDAGFGRIRSKGDAALFGGHTTQVMKDLYGITKTRPLADFLPTLTIAAKNLATEMTNHNVQQEDLQGEHAITSEHIQNNVSVRDMLGQRGIKPEKLPPEEDIKKLERRVKSEEKKLEKQSGKLPEQKDEN, from the coding sequence ATGAAATCAGACGCTATTCAGCAACTGAAGAACCACTTTGACGCACTCAGCCAGCGTATACCCGATGAAAATGTGGAATTCTGGTTCGCCCGGGACCTTATGGAGCCGCTTGGCTACGCCCGTTGGGAAAACTTCCAGACTGCCATTAAGCGGGCCATAGAATCTTGTGAAACAACAGGTTACGCTCCGGACAACCATTTTCGTGGCGTCACGAAAATGGTCAGGCTGGGCAGCGGGGCCGAGCGTGCCATCGATGATTTCATACTCACCCGTTACGCCTGCTACCTCATCGCCCAGAACGGCGATCCGCGCAAGGAGCCCATCGCCTTTGCCCAGAGCTACTTTGCCATTCAGACCCGCAAACAGGAGCTGATCGAAGACCGGATGCGCCTGCAGGCCCGGCTGGATGTCCGTGAACGGCTGCGGGAGTCGGAAAAGACCCTTTCACAGAACATCTATGAGCGTGGTGTGGATGACGCCGGTTTCGGCCGGATTCGTTCCAAGGGCGATGCCGCACTCTTTGGCGGCCATACCACTCAGGTTATGAAGGACCTGTACGGAATCACCAAAACACGCCCGCTGGCTGACTTCCTGCCGACCCTGACCATAGCCGCAAAAAATCTGGCGACCGAGATGACCAACCACAATGTCCAGCAAGAGGACTTGCAGGGCGAACATGCGATAACCAGCGAGCATATTCAAAATAACGTCAGTGTGCGCGATATGCTCGGCCAGCGTGGCATCAAACCCGAAAAGCTCCCGCCGGAAGAGGACATAAAGAAGTTGGAACGTCGGGTGAAATCCGAGGAAAAGAAGCTTGAAAAGCAATCCGGGAAACTGCCCGAACAGAAGGATGAGAATTGA
- a CDS encoding site-specific DNA-methyltransferase, which produces MEKMKMHSPNLTQENIARIREIFPDCVTEAQSEDGKLRLAVDFDQLRQELSESIVEGPQERYHLNWPGKREALLTANAPIAKTLRPCREESVDFDTTKNLFIEGDNLEALKLLQETYLGMVKMIYIDPPYNTGNDFIYEDDFAENAEEFLKRSNQKDEEGNRLVANTEANGRFHSDWLSMIYPRLKLARNLLRDDGVIFISIDDGEVHNLRKAADEVFGADNFVANVIWEKKYAPSNDAKWLSDTHDHVLIYAKDKNTWRPQPLPRSDEQNSRYSNRDNDHRGNWKSSDLSVKSYSANYDYPITTPSGRTVNPPHGACWRVSKERFAELVEDNRIWFGENGDNVPSIKRFLSEVKDGVVPVTIWKHTDVGHNQVGRQELKKLFDDRGYFDGPKPVSLLSRAIFIANTGADGVILDFFAGSSTTAHAVMQLNAEDGGNRKFIMVQLPEPCDEKSEAFKAGYKTIAEISKERIRRAGKKTLKDECHEGWNKDIGFRVLKVDSSNMADVYYAPDAIEQNQLKIFTDNIKPDRKSEDLLFQVLLDWGVDLSLLIRKETIQGKTVFFVDENALVACFDTGVNEDLVKELAGFEPLRVVFRDNGFVSDAVKINVEQIFKQMSPGTDVKSI; this is translated from the coding sequence ATGGAAAAGATGAAAATGCACTCCCCGAACCTGACCCAGGAAAACATCGCCCGTATCCGCGAGATCTTTCCCGACTGCGTGACCGAGGCCCAGAGCGAAGACGGCAAGCTGAGGCTTGCGGTCGATTTCGACCAGCTGCGGCAGGAGTTGTCCGAGTCCATCGTGGAAGGTCCACAGGAGCGTTACCACCTCAACTGGCCGGGCAAGCGGGAAGCCCTGCTCACCGCCAATGCGCCCATCGCCAAGACCCTGCGCCCCTGCCGGGAAGAGAGTGTGGACTTTGATACCACGAAGAATCTGTTTATCGAGGGCGACAACCTGGAGGCGTTGAAGCTGCTTCAGGAGACCTACCTCGGCATGGTCAAGATGATCTACATTGACCCGCCTTACAACACGGGCAATGACTTTATCTATGAAGACGACTTTGCAGAAAACGCGGAAGAGTTTCTGAAACGATCAAATCAGAAGGATGAGGAAGGCAATCGGTTGGTGGCGAATACAGAGGCCAATGGGAGGTTTCACTCGGATTGGCTTTCGATGATCTATCCAAGGTTGAAGCTGGCGAGGAATCTATTACGAGACGACGGGGTGATTTTCATAAGTATTGATGATGGGGAGGTGCATAATTTAAGAAAGGCCGCTGATGAGGTGTTCGGTGCAGATAATTTTGTAGCAAATGTCATTTGGGAAAAGAAATATGCTCCATCCAATGACGCTAAATGGTTAAGCGACACACACGATCATGTTCTCATATATGCCAAGGATAAAAACACATGGCGGCCTCAACCCTTGCCTCGGTCAGATGAACAAAACAGTAGATATTCAAACCGTGACAATGACCATAGAGGTAATTGGAAATCAAGTGATCTTTCCGTAAAATCATATTCTGCTAATTATGATTATCCAATAACTACACCGTCTGGCAGAACAGTTAACCCACCTCATGGGGCTTGCTGGCGTGTTTCAAAGGAGAGGTTTGCTGAATTAGTTGAAGATAACCGCATCTGGTTTGGCGAAAATGGAGACAATGTCCCGTCTATAAAGCGCTTTCTATCTGAGGTCAAAGATGGGGTGGTTCCGGTAACAATATGGAAGCACACCGATGTTGGACATAACCAAGTCGGCCGTCAGGAGCTTAAAAAACTTTTTGATGACAGAGGCTATTTCGACGGACCAAAACCGGTGAGTTTGCTTTCTCGGGCAATATTTATTGCTAACACTGGCGCAGATGGCGTCATCCTCGACTTCTTTGCCGGTTCGTCTACTACTGCCCACGCGGTGATGCAGTTAAATGCCGAAGACGGCGGCAACCGTAAATTCATCATGGTGCAGCTGCCCGAGCCGTGCGACGAAAAGTCTGAGGCATTCAAGGCAGGATATAAAACCATCGCTGAAATTAGCAAGGAACGCATCCGTCGAGCAGGCAAGAAAACTCTGAAAGATGAATGCCACGAGGGCTGGAACAAGGACATCGGCTTTCGTGTGCTTAAAGTCGATTCATCAAACATGGCCGACGTCTACTACGCGCCGGACGCCATCGAACAGAACCAGCTGAAAATATTCACCGACAACATCAAACCGGACCGCAAGTCCGAAGACCTGCTCTTCCAGGTACTGCTGGACTGGGGCGTGGATCTGTCGCTGCTTATTCGCAAGGAAACCATTCAGGGCAAGACCGTTTTCTTTGTCGATGAAAACGCCCTGGTCGCCTGCTTCGATACCGGCGTGAACGAGGACTTGGTCAAGGAACTGGCCGGGTTCGAGCCTTTGCGCGTGGTCTTCCGGGATAACGGTTTCGTGTCCGACGCCGTCAAGATCAACGTGGAGCAGATTTTCAAGCAGATGTCTCCGGGCACTGATGTGAAGTCCATTTAA
- a CDS encoding DEAD/DEAH box helicase family protein: MKLKFKIQPYQTSAVESVVDCFAGQVNTSGITYRIDPGRGRLPFEQSGFKNADVQLTDGQLLENIHAVQRRQNLPLSDKLVVSAGCKVNLDVEMETGTGKTYCYVKSIFEMNKRYGWSKFIVVVPSIAIREGVLKSLEITAEHFTESYSKKARFFIYNSKQLHHLESFASDAGINVMVINIQAFNATGKDNRRIYDELDDFQSRRPIDVISSNRPILILDEPQKMEGAKTLEALSKFKPLMILRYSATHRTTHNKIHRLDALDAYNQKLVKKIAVRGISVKGLAGTNAYLYLESIEISKKAPVARIELEVRQGNGIKRIVKRLERGKDLFVESNELDQYRGFVIAQIDANNDTVEFTNGHVLSAGDATGDVTELTMRRIQIREAIKAHLEKEQRLFAQNIKVLSLFFIDEVAKYRDYSQADDQGEYARIFEEEYEQLKSEYLGELALDNEDYRKYLTDIRVGRTHNGYFAIDKKTKKLTDPSFKTRGEEAGLSDDVDAYDLILKDKERLLSFEEPVRFIFSHSALREGWDNPNVFVMCMLKHSDNTISRRQEVGRGLRISVNQHGDRMDHPATVHDVNILTVVASESYKDFVANLQREISDSLSARPRKADEAYFTGKVITTETGTLEITPVMAKQIYKYLLKNDYTDDATDQVAETYHRAKADGTLAALPPELAPHAEQIFGLIDSVFSESQLPDVGDDRKPKTNPLNANFEKKEFKALWDRINQKAVYRVEFESSELIQNCIRTLDKELRVTPLQYTIQGGEQVSQATYDQVKAGQSFEVRETATEEYNASIHTMVTYDLLGKIAENTQLTRKTIADILSNVQPAVFKQFKQNPEHFIAEGSRLINEQKATIIIERLSYDNIAETHDIDIFTAGQSKQDFTKASEKLKHHIYDYVITDSKVEREFVKELDTSTEVVVYAKLPRGFLIPTPVGDYNPDWAISFKEGSIKHIYFVAETKGSMSSMELRAIEHTKIECARKFFAEINRKIDPEHVKYDVVTSYGKLMEIVGMGGARH; the protein is encoded by the coding sequence ATGAAACTGAAGTTTAAGATCCAGCCCTATCAGACCAGCGCGGTTGAATCGGTCGTTGACTGCTTCGCCGGTCAGGTGAATACCTCCGGAATTACCTATCGGATTGACCCCGGGAGAGGGCGTCTCCCTTTTGAACAATCCGGCTTCAAGAACGCCGATGTTCAACTGACCGATGGCCAGCTTCTTGAAAATATCCACGCCGTGCAGCGTCGGCAGAACCTCCCGTTGTCGGACAAGCTGGTGGTGAGCGCTGGCTGCAAGGTCAACCTCGACGTCGAGATGGAGACCGGTACCGGCAAGACCTACTGCTACGTCAAGAGCATCTTCGAGATGAACAAGCGCTACGGCTGGTCCAAGTTTATCGTGGTGGTCCCCAGTATCGCCATTCGCGAAGGCGTGCTTAAATCGCTGGAAATTACCGCCGAGCACTTTACGGAGAGCTACAGCAAAAAAGCCCGGTTCTTTATCTACAACTCTAAGCAACTTCACCACCTGGAGAGCTTTGCGTCGGATGCAGGCATCAATGTCATGGTTATCAATATCCAGGCGTTCAATGCCACGGGCAAGGACAACCGCCGCATCTATGATGAACTGGACGATTTCCAGTCACGCCGACCCATTGATGTGATCAGCAGCAACCGCCCCATTCTGATTCTGGATGAGCCACAGAAAATGGAAGGCGCAAAAACCCTGGAGGCGCTCTCCAAGTTCAAACCGCTGATGATCCTGCGCTATTCGGCGACTCATCGCACCACCCACAACAAGATTCACCGCCTCGATGCTCTGGACGCCTATAACCAGAAGCTGGTGAAAAAGATTGCGGTGCGCGGCATTTCCGTGAAAGGCCTGGCCGGGACCAATGCCTACCTCTATCTGGAATCCATCGAGATTTCCAAGAAGGCACCGGTCGCCCGCATTGAACTGGAGGTGCGCCAGGGAAATGGGATTAAGCGCATTGTGAAACGCCTGGAACGCGGCAAGGACCTGTTCGTTGAATCGAATGAGCTCGATCAATATCGCGGCTTCGTCATTGCCCAAATCGATGCCAATAACGACACGGTCGAATTTACCAATGGCCACGTTCTGTCTGCGGGTGATGCGACCGGAGACGTAACCGAATTGACGATGCGGCGGATTCAAATTCGTGAAGCCATCAAAGCGCACCTTGAGAAGGAGCAGCGCCTCTTCGCTCAAAACATCAAGGTGCTGTCACTTTTCTTCATCGATGAAGTCGCCAAATATCGCGATTACAGTCAGGCGGATGATCAGGGAGAATATGCCCGTATTTTTGAGGAGGAGTACGAACAGCTCAAGTCTGAATATTTAGGGGAGCTCGCACTCGATAACGAGGATTACCGCAAATACCTGACCGATATTCGGGTTGGCCGGACGCACAACGGTTACTTCGCCATCGACAAGAAAACGAAGAAGCTCACTGATCCAAGTTTTAAGACACGGGGTGAAGAGGCGGGACTCTCGGATGATGTCGATGCATATGATCTGATATTGAAGGACAAAGAGCGGCTTTTATCCTTCGAAGAGCCGGTCCGTTTTATTTTTTCTCACTCGGCTCTTCGTGAAGGTTGGGACAACCCCAATGTCTTCGTCATGTGCATGCTCAAGCATAGCGACAACACGATCTCGCGCCGCCAGGAAGTTGGCCGGGGCTTGCGGATTAGCGTCAACCAGCACGGCGACCGCATGGATCACCCGGCCACAGTTCACGATGTGAATATCCTGACCGTTGTGGCCAGCGAAAGTTATAAGGACTTTGTAGCCAACCTGCAGCGTGAAATCAGTGACTCGCTGTCGGCTCGCCCCCGCAAGGCGGACGAAGCCTACTTCACAGGGAAGGTCATTACCACTGAAACCGGAACATTGGAAATCACTCCGGTCATGGCCAAACAGATCTACAAATATCTGCTTAAGAACGATTATACGGATGATGCCACGGACCAGGTTGCCGAGACCTATCACCGGGCAAAAGCCGATGGAACCCTGGCGGCGCTCCCTCCTGAGCTTGCTCCTCATGCGGAACAGATTTTCGGGCTGATCGACAGCGTCTTCAGCGAATCCCAGTTGCCCGACGTGGGTGATGACCGTAAACCGAAGACCAACCCGCTGAATGCTAACTTCGAGAAGAAAGAGTTTAAGGCACTGTGGGACCGTATCAACCAGAAGGCCGTGTACCGCGTTGAGTTTGAGTCAAGCGAACTCATACAGAACTGCATCCGGACGCTCGACAAGGAGCTCCGGGTTACTCCTCTGCAGTACACTATCCAGGGTGGCGAACAGGTCTCTCAGGCAACCTACGATCAAGTAAAGGCGGGTCAGTCATTCGAAGTTCGTGAAACCGCTACGGAAGAATATAACGCCTCGATTCATACGATGGTCACCTACGACCTGCTCGGAAAGATCGCCGAAAACACCCAGCTCACTCGGAAAACAATCGCTGATATATTGAGCAACGTTCAACCCGCAGTTTTCAAGCAATTCAAACAGAACCCCGAGCACTTCATTGCTGAGGGGTCGCGACTGATCAATGAGCAGAAGGCCACGATCATCATTGAACGGCTGAGCTACGACAATATCGCCGAGACCCATGATATCGATATCTTCACGGCCGGACAAAGTAAGCAGGACTTCACCAAAGCCAGCGAGAAGCTGAAGCACCATATCTACGATTACGTGATTACCGACTCCAAGGTTGAAAGGGAGTTCGTGAAAGAGCTGGACACCAGCACCGAGGTGGTCGTTTATGCAAAGCTCCCCAGAGGCTTTCTGATTCCTACTCCCGTCGGCGACTACAACCCGGACTGGGCCATTTCTTTTAAAGAAGGCTCGATCAAACACATCTATTTCGTCGCCGAGACCAAAGGCTCCATGTCCAGCATGGAACTGAGGGCCATCGAGCATACGAAAATCGAATGCGCCCGCAAGTTCTTCGCAGAGATCAACCGCAAGATTGATCCAGAACACGTCAAGTATGACGTGGTGACCAGCTACGGGAAGCTGATGGAAATTGTCGGTATGGGAGGAGCAAGGCATTGA
- a CDS encoding inovirus-type Gp2 protein produces MRTIINDDQYLHYTINNFNKNEQGSYKEILEPIDNLLKTMINKHNKVLFIRFDLTYPQYGNFSNNNELLSRFIETLTVYWKRKKIDPLYLWVREQATSDNHHYHFMLLLNGNLIQNPFRVFEKAEELWGRCLGVVGKGLVHKGIDLMIRRNTPEFEQQRQDCFKHASYLAKVYSKGSAPPGVRGMGMSNL; encoded by the coding sequence ATGAGAACAATCATCAATGATGACCAATATCTTCACTACACCATCAACAATTTCAATAAAAATGAGCAGGGCAGTTATAAAGAAATCCTTGAACCCATAGATAACCTCTTAAAGACTATGATCAACAAACATAATAAGGTTCTATTTATCCGTTTTGATTTAACATATCCTCAATATGGCAACTTTTCTAATAACAACGAGCTTCTTTCCAGATTCATAGAAACGTTAACAGTTTATTGGAAACGAAAAAAAATAGACCCCCTCTATTTATGGGTCAGAGAGCAAGCAACATCTGATAATCATCATTACCACTTTATGCTTCTTCTCAACGGTAACCTGATACAGAACCCATTTCGTGTCTTTGAAAAAGCAGAAGAGTTATGGGGAAGATGCTTAGGCGTGGTTGGGAAAGGGCTTGTTCATAAAGGGATCGATCTCATGATCAGAAGGAATACCCCTGAATTCGAACAACAACGTCAGGATTGTTTTAAGCATGCCAGTTATTTAGCGAAGGTATACAGTAAAGGAAGCGCACCTCCCGGGGTGAGGGGAATGGGCATGTCTAACCTGTAA